A section of the Desulfotignum phosphitoxidans DSM 13687 genome encodes:
- a CDS encoding MBL fold metallo-hydrolase: protein MDCGIAQGHDPQVPFDRFPVPPADIDFLFLTLAHIDHIGRVPDLIDAGFCGEIICTHGTKSLLLRMLRDAMSFSKSPGCTRTWTSAGTGKPRP from the coding sequence GTGGACTGCGGCATTGCCCAGGGCCATGACCCGCAGGTGCCCTTCGACCGGTTCCCGGTGCCGCCGGCAGACATCGACTTTCTGTTTCTCACCCTTGCCCACATCGATCACATCGGCCGGGTCCCGGACCTGATCGATGCCGGGTTCTGCGGTGAGATCATCTGCACACACGGCACCAAATCCCTGCTTTTGCGCATGCTCAGGGATGCCATGTCGTTTTCCAAATCACCCGGCTGTACCAGGACATGGACCAGTGCTGGGACAGGGAAGCCAAGGCCCTGA
- a CDS encoding type II toxin-antitoxin system HicB family antitoxin gives MRTFTAIIEKCKETGLYVGFVPGFPGAHSQGESLDELNNNLKEVIEMLLKDGEPDIDGEFIGTQNVMVA, from the coding sequence ATGAGAACTTTCACAGCAATCATTGAAAAATGTAAAGAAACCGGACTATACGTAGGATTTGTACCGGGATTTCCAGGCGCTCATTCTCAAGGGGAATCTTTGGATGAACTAAATAATAATTTAAAAGAAGTGATTGAAATGCTTCTTAAAGATGGAGAGCCTGATATAGACGGTGAATTTATCGGAACCCAAAATGTTATGGTGGCCTGA